ACACCAGGAGCCGGGCGGCGCAGGTGCTGCAGGACAATCTGACCAACAGCTATTCGCTGGTGACCGGCTGAGGCCGCGCGCCCTTTAGCCCTACAGGTACTGACCCAGGTTGGACTCGGTGTCGATGGCCCGCGACGCACTCGAGCTCTTGCCGGTGACCAGGGTGCGGATGTAGACGATCCGCTCGCCCTTCTTGCCCGAAATCCGTGCCCAGTCATCGGGGTTGGTGGTGTTGGGCAGGTCCTCGTTCTCGGCGAACTCGTCGACGATCGAGTCGAGCAGATGCTGGATGCGCAGACCCGGTTGCCCGGTTTCCAGCACCGACTTGATCGCGTTCTTCTTCGCCCGGTCGACGACGTTCTGGATCATCGCCCCGGAGTTGAAGTCCTTGAAGTACATGACTTCCTTGTCACCGTTGGCGTAGGTGACCTCCAGGAACCGGTTGTCGTCGATCTCGGCGTACATCCGCTCGACGACCTTCTCGATCATCGCCTTGATGCACGCCGACCGGTCGCCGTCGAACTCGGCGAGGTCGTCGGCATGCAACGGCAGCGACTCGACCAGGTACTTCGAGAAGATGTCTTGCGCCGCTTCCGCATCGGGCCGCTCGATCTTGATCTTGACGTCCAGGCGGCCGGGCCGCAGGATCGCCGGATCGATCATGTCCTCACGGTTGGAGGCGCCGATCACGATGACGTTCTCGAGACCCTCCACCCCGTCGATCTCGCTGAGCAGCTGCGGTACGACCGTGGTCTCGACGTCCGAGGAGACTCCGGTTCCACGGGTGCGGAAGATCGAGTCCATCTCGTCGAAGAACACGATCACCGGTGTGCCCTCCGACGCCTTCTCCCGCGCCCGCTGGAAGATCAGCCGGATGTGCCGCTCGGTCTCACCGACGAACTTGTTCAACAACTCGGGGCCCTTGATGTTGAGGAAGTACGACTTCGCTTCGCGCGCGTCGTCTCCACGCACCTCGGCCATCTTCTTGGCCAGCGAATTGGCCACCGCCTTGGCGATCAACGTCTTCCCACAGCCGGGCGGCCCATACAGCAACACACCCTTGGGCGGACGCAGCGCGTACTCCCGGTACAGCTCCTTGTGCAAGAAGGGCAGCTCCACGGCGTCGCGGATCTGCTCGATCTGGCGGGTCAGGCCACCGATGTCCAAGTAGCTGACGTCGGGCACCTCTTCGAGCACCAAGTCCTCGACCTCGGCCTTCGGGATGCGCTCGAACGCGTAGCCCGCCTTGGTGTCGACCAGCAACGAATCGCCCGGCCGCAGCTTGCGCGGCCTGGTGTCGTCGTTGAGCGCGTCGGGGTGCCCCTCCGGCAGATCCTCGGCCACCAACGGCTCGGCGAGCCACACGATGCGCTCCTCGTCGGCGTGACCGACCACCAATGCCCGGTGCCCGTCGGCCAACAGCTCACGCAACGTGGAGATCTCGCCGACCGATTCGTAGGCGCCCGCCTCGACGACGGTCAGCGCCTCGTTGAGGCGAACCGTCTGGCCCTTCCGCAGCGACGCAACGTCGATGTTCGGCGAGCAGGTCAGTCGCATCTTGCGGCCCGAGGTGAACACGTCGACCGTGTCGTCCTCGTGGGCGGCCAACAACACGCCGTAGCCGCTCGGCGGCTGCCCGAGCCGGTCGACTTCCTCCCGCAACGCCAGTAGTTGCTGGCGCGCCTCTTTGAGCGTCTCCATCAACTTCGAGTTGCGTGCCGCAAGCGAGTCGATACGGGCTTCGAGTTGATGCACATCGCGCGCAGAGCGGGCGCTGCCGTGCGCCCCGGTTGCGTGCTCGAGTTGCTCGCGCAGCAGCGCTGCCTCGCGGCGTAATTCCTCCAATTCGGCAGCATCGCCGGGGGACATGCCTGACTCGCGGGGGGTACCGAATGCTTCAGAACGCTCTGAGCCACCCATGTTGCGCTCCTTTCCCACACCGAATTGGCGCGGCGGATACTTCAAAGCTACCGGCGATTGACCAATGATGTGGGGAGTCAAATACCCACGAAAAGTTAAGATTTTCGTCTCGCTGGTAATCTCGGCCACTAATCTCGCTGATCGAAAGGGCCGCCATGACCGCAAAACGCCTCGCCACGGGCTTAGCCGGCGCAGCCGGCGTCGGCGTGGCGGCCGCGGGTGTGACGTCAGTTGCACTCGTTGGCCCGACCGGACGGCGGGAGCCGGCTTCGGGAAGCGCCCCGACCTGCCAGCCGGCCTGATCGACTGGATGCACCGACACCTGTCCGCAACGTTGAGCGTCGCCGCCGTCGTGGCGGCGGTCGGAATCTCGGGATGTTCGTCGCATCAGCAACCCCGAATCGCCTCCTCCATGCCCGCGGCGCCGCCGCCCACGTCGAGCACGGTCATCGTCTCCCCGACTACCCCGCTGCCGACGCCTGAAGCCCTTACCGACATCTTGACCCGGCTCGCCGACCCGAACGTACCCGGGATCAACAAGGTGAGTCTGGTCGAAGGCGCGACCCCCGAGAGCGCCGAAACCCTGGACAAGTTCACCAACGCGTTGCGCGACAACGGCTACCTGCCCATGACCTTCGTGGCGCACGACATCGCCTGGTCGGACAAGACCCCCTCCAACGTGGTGGCCAACATCGACGTGAACACCGCCCAGCGGGCCAACGCCAGCTTCCGCTTCCCGATGGAATTCACGCCCTTCCAAGGCGGTTGGCAATTGTCCCGGCGGACCGCCGAAATGCTGTTGGCACTGGGCAAGTCACCCGCGGTGACGCCGCCACCCAACTCGGCGCCGCCGCCCGGCCCCGCGCCGGCCCCGGAGCCCGGCCCGACTCCGGGTCCACCCGGTTGATCCGCGACATGTGGATCGGCTGGCTGGAGTTCGACGTGTTGCTCGGCGACGTCCGATCACTCAAACAAAAGCGGTCGGTGATCCGCCCCGTGGTCGCCGAGCTGCAACGCAAGTTCAGCGTGTCGGCGGCCGAGACGGGTTCGCACGAGCTGTATCGACGCGCGGGCATCGGCGTGGCCACGGTGTCCGGCGACCGCAGCCACGCGGTCGCGGTCCTGGATGCGGCCGAACGGCTGGTTGCCGCACACCCCGAGTTCGAGCTGCTGTCGGTGCGACGGGGTCTGCAGCGCAGCGACGATTAGGGCCTGCCTAGCCGTCGCGTCCCTCGCGTTTGCGCCCCAGCGGGGCCGGAGCGACGACGCCGGGCGCGAGCCGTCGAGTGAAAACCAGGAACGCGGTGTGTGCGCGCATGGAGTGTTGTGGCCGAACGGCCAGGCCGACAACGTTCCAGCCGCGTTGCAGCGTCTCCCACGCCCGCGGCTCGGTCCAGCACTGCTGGGCCCGCAGAGCCTCCACGACGCGCGACAGCTGGGTCACCGTGGCGACGTAGATCATCAGCACGCCGCCGGGGATCAACAGCCGGGCGACCGCGTCGAGCACCTCCCACGGCGCGAGCATGTCGAGCACGGCCCGGTCGAAGGAGCCGTCGGGCCAATCGGAGTCGGCGACATCGCTGACGATCAGCTCCCAGTTGTCCGGCAGCCGGCCATAGAACACCGACACGTTGCGGCGGGCGTGCTCGGCGTGGTCGGCGCGCTGCTCGTAGGAGACCACCCGGCCGTCGGGCCCGACCGCGCGCAGCAGCGAGCACGTCAGCGCCCCCGACCCGGCCCCGGCCTCCAGCACGCGCGCGCCGGGGAAGATGTCGCCCTCGTGCACGATCTGCGCGGCGTCCTTGGGATAGATGACCTGCGGCCCGCGGGGCATCGACATGATGTAGTCGACCAGTAGCGGCCGCAGCGCCAAGAAGGGCGCGCCGTTGCTGGACTTGACCACACTGCCCTGTTCCAGCCCGATCAACGCGTCGTGGGCGATCGAGCCGCGATGGGTATGGAACTCCGCGCCGGGCGTGAGCGACATCGTGTAGTGCCGGCCCTTGGCATCGGTGAGTTGGACGCGTTCCCCGACGGTGAACGGGCCGGTTGCGGACACGCCGTCTAGCGTGCCAGCCGACTCGCCGCGGGCGGTGCCCGGGGTTGTCGGCACCCGGTTCTACGCTGCGGACATGACCGACCAGCCGCAGGACCGCGCGCGGCCGGCTGCAAGGCCGGCGCTGTCCCCGTCGCGGGCGGCGGACTTCAAGCAGTGCCCGCTGCTGTACCGGTTCCGGGCGATCGACCGACTGCCCGAGGCGCCGTCGGCCGCGCAGCTGCGCGGCTCGGTCGTGCACGCCGCCCTGCAACGGCTCTACGGGCTGCCCGCCGCGCAGCGCGGTCCCGACACCGCGGTGTCACTGGTCGAGCCGGCCTGGGACCAGGTGATCGCCGCGGCGCCCGAACTGGCCGGCGGATTCGACGCCGAGCAGCGCAGCCAGCTGATCGCCGACGCCCGAGCGTTGCTCTCCGGCTACTACCGGCTCGAGGACCCGACCCGCTTCGACCCCCAGTGCTGCGAAGAGCGCGTGGAGGTCCAGCTGGCCGACGGCACGCTGCTGCGCGGATTCATCGATCGGATCGACGTCGCCGCCACCGGGGAGCTGCGCGTGGTCGACTACAAGACCGGCAAGGCGCCGCCGGCCGCGCGTGCCCTGGCCGAGTTCAAGGCGATGTTCCAGATGAAGTTCTACGCGGTGGCCCTGCTGCGCACGCGTGGCGTGCCGCCCACCCGACTGCGGCTCATCTATCTCGCCGACGGGCAGGTGTTGGACTACTCCCCAGACCACGACGAGTTGCTGCGCTTCGAGAAGACCCTGATGGCGATCTGGCGTGCCATCCAATCCGCGGGCGAGACGGGCGATTTCCGTCCCAGCCAGTCGCGGTTGTGCGACTGGTGCCCCCACCAGCAGCACTGCCCGCTCTTCGGCGGAACGCCACCGGCCTACCCGGGATGGCCGGATTATGCACCGGCACAAGGGGTTTCACATCAAACGGAGCCGGCGGCCTGACCACCCGCCCGCGAGGGTGTCTACGGATTAACCACCACGGAGCCGGCCCGCCGGCGAGTGCGGTATGCTGTTGTCAACGTTGGCGCCGAATGGCTTGCCAGCGCGTCGTGATCGATTCGTTATTTCTTCTCAGATCCCCGCGGGGCGCCGAGTCCGAGATGACCAGGTGCGCACCGCACAGCCTCGAGTCGCGGCGATCGACGTTGCCAGACAGGCAATCTCGCTACACCGACGCTAGGGACATTGAAACATGCTTGAGGACACAACTTTTGCTCACCTCGGGGTGAGCCAACCGCTGGTTGACGCGCTCGCTAAGGGCGGCGTCCACCGGCCGTTCCCGATCCAGATTGAGACCCTGCCGGATACGCTTGCCGGCCGCGACGTGTTGGGCCGCGGCAAGACCGGTAGCGGTAAGACGCTGGCCTTCTCGATTCCGCTGGTAAGCCGGCTCGACGCCGGTGATCGCCGGCCCGGCAAGCCGACCGGATTGGTGTTGGCGCCCACCCGGGAACTGGCGACACAGATCGCCGCGACCATCGAGCCGCTCGCCGCGGTGCGAGGCCTGCGCGTGACCACCATCTTCGGCGGGGTGTCGCAACACAAGCAGGTCGCGGCGCTGAAGTCGGGTATCGACATCGTCGTCGCCTGCCCGGGCCGCCTGGAAGATTTGATGAAGCAAGGCATCGTCAAACTGAGCGCGGTCCAGGTCACCGTCATCGATGAGGCCGACCACCTCGCCGACCTTGGTTTCCTGCCCTCCGTGACCCGTATCTTGGCGGCCACTCCCCGGGTCGGCCAGCGGATGCTGTTCTCGGCCACTCTTGACGCCGCAGTCGACACGCTGGTGAAGCGATTCCTGAGCAGCCCGGTGACGCGATCGGTCGCAGAACCGAAGACCCCGACTCCCGCGATGACGCATCACCTCTTCTGCGTCGACGGGCCGCAAGCCAAGAAGGACCTGGTACACCGGTTGGCCGCGGGCGACTCCCGGCGAATCCTCTTCATGCGGACCAAGCACCAGGCCCGGAAGCTGGCCCGCCAGCTCACCCAATCGGGCATCGCGTCGGTGGAGTTGCATGGCAACCTTTCCCAAGCCGTGCGCGACCGGAACCTGGCGGCGTTCGCCGCCGGTCAGGCGCGAGTGCTGGTCGCGACCGACATCGCCGCGCGCGGCGTGCACGTGGACAACATCGAGCTGGTGGTCCACGTCGACCCGCCGCCGGAGCACAAGGCCTACCTGCACCGCTCCGGCCGCACGGCCCGGGCCGGCGCCTCCGGCGACGTGGTCACCATCGTGCTGCCCGAGCAACGCCGGGACGCCGAATCGATGATGCGCAAGGCGGCCATCCGCGCCGTTCCCCAGCAGGTCACCGCGGCCTCCCCCGTCATCCATGCCCTGGCCGGCCGGGCCGCGCCCCGCGAAGTCGTCGCGCAGCCTTCGGCGACGGTCCGTCGGTCCGGGGCCGCCGCCCCGCACGGCCCGTCGGCCGCGCGTCCCAGGCGGCGCCGGTCACGTCGCCCCGCCGCCGCGTCGCGATAACGCACAGCCACTAGCCCGATGGTGGCGACCCGCAGCGCCCGGCTACGCCGCGCTTGCGATCGCCACTAGCCCGATGGTGGCGACCCGCAGCGCCCGGCTACGCCGCGCTTGCGATCGCCACTAGGCCAGGGGTGTCATCTCCTGCAGCATCGTGGGAATGAGCTCGCTGACGGTGGGATGGATGTGCATGGTGCGCGCCAGCGTGGTGTAGGGCGCTTTGGCCGACATGATGTCCAGGACCTCGTGAACGGCCTCGTCGCCACCGACACCGAAAATGGCCGCCCCCAAGATCTCTCGCGTGTCGGCGTCCACCACGACCTTCATAAAACCTTGCGTCTCACCCTTTTCCACCGCCCGGCCGACCCTTGT
This genomic interval from Mycobacterium sp. SMC-2 contains the following:
- the arc gene encoding proteasome ATPase: MGGSERSEAFGTPRESGMSPGDAAELEELRREAALLREQLEHATGAHGSARSARDVHQLEARIDSLAARNSKLMETLKEARQQLLALREEVDRLGQPPSGYGVLLAAHEDDTVDVFTSGRKMRLTCSPNIDVASLRKGQTVRLNEALTVVEAGAYESVGEISTLRELLADGHRALVVGHADEERIVWLAEPLVAEDLPEGHPDALNDDTRPRKLRPGDSLLVDTKAGYAFERIPKAEVEDLVLEEVPDVSYLDIGGLTRQIEQIRDAVELPFLHKELYREYALRPPKGVLLYGPPGCGKTLIAKAVANSLAKKMAEVRGDDAREAKSYFLNIKGPELLNKFVGETERHIRLIFQRAREKASEGTPVIVFFDEMDSIFRTRGTGVSSDVETTVVPQLLSEIDGVEGLENVIVIGASNREDMIDPAILRPGRLDVKIKIERPDAEAAQDIFSKYLVESLPLHADDLAEFDGDRSACIKAMIEKVVERMYAEIDDNRFLEVTYANGDKEVMYFKDFNSGAMIQNVVDRAKKNAIKSVLETGQPGLRIQHLLDSIVDEFAENEDLPNTTNPDDWARISGKKGERIVYIRTLVTGKSSSASRAIDTESNLGQYL
- a CDS encoding DUF503 domain-containing protein, with amino-acid sequence MWIGWLEFDVLLGDVRSLKQKRSVIRPVVAELQRKFSVSAAETGSHELYRRAGIGVATVSGDRSHAVAVLDAAERLVAAHPEFELLSVRRGLQRSDD
- the trmI gene encoding tRNA (adenine(58)-N(1))-methyltransferase TrmI produces the protein MSATGPFTVGERVQLTDAKGRHYTMSLTPGAEFHTHRGSIAHDALIGLEQGSVVKSSNGAPFLALRPLLVDYIMSMPRGPQVIYPKDAAQIVHEGDIFPGARVLEAGAGSGALTCSLLRAVGPDGRVVSYEQRADHAEHARRNVSVFYGRLPDNWELIVSDVADSDWPDGSFDRAVLDMLAPWEVLDAVARLLIPGGVLMIYVATVTQLSRVVEALRAQQCWTEPRAWETLQRGWNVVGLAVRPQHSMRAHTAFLVFTRRLAPGVVAPAPLGRKREGRDG
- a CDS encoding RecB family exonuclease — translated: MTDQPQDRARPAARPALSPSRAADFKQCPLLYRFRAIDRLPEAPSAAQLRGSVVHAALQRLYGLPAAQRGPDTAVSLVEPAWDQVIAAAPELAGGFDAEQRSQLIADARALLSGYYRLEDPTRFDPQCCEERVEVQLADGTLLRGFIDRIDVAATGELRVVDYKTGKAPPAARALAEFKAMFQMKFYAVALLRTRGVPPTRLRLIYLADGQVLDYSPDHDELLRFEKTLMAIWRAIQSAGETGDFRPSQSRLCDWCPHQQHCPLFGGTPPAYPGWPDYAPAQGVSHQTEPAA
- a CDS encoding DEAD/DEAH box helicase, which gives rise to MLEDTTFAHLGVSQPLVDALAKGGVHRPFPIQIETLPDTLAGRDVLGRGKTGSGKTLAFSIPLVSRLDAGDRRPGKPTGLVLAPTRELATQIAATIEPLAAVRGLRVTTIFGGVSQHKQVAALKSGIDIVVACPGRLEDLMKQGIVKLSAVQVTVIDEADHLADLGFLPSVTRILAATPRVGQRMLFSATLDAAVDTLVKRFLSSPVTRSVAEPKTPTPAMTHHLFCVDGPQAKKDLVHRLAAGDSRRILFMRTKHQARKLARQLTQSGIASVELHGNLSQAVRDRNLAAFAAGQARVLVATDIAARGVHVDNIELVVHVDPPPEHKAYLHRSGRTARAGASGDVVTIVLPEQRRDAESMMRKAAIRAVPQQVTAASPVIHALAGRAAPREVVAQPSATVRRSGAAAPHGPSAARPRRRRSRRPAAASR